One Delphinus delphis chromosome 3, mDelDel1.2, whole genome shotgun sequence genomic region harbors:
- the EFNA2 gene encoding ephrin-A2 produces the protein MAPAQRPLLPLLLLLLPLPPPPPFARAEDAARANSDRYAVYWNRSNPRFHAGAADDGGGYTVEVSINDYLDIYCPHYGAPLPPAERMEHYVLYMVNGEGHASCDHRQRGFKRWECNRPAAPGGPLKFSEKFQLFTPFSLGFEFRPGHEYYYISATPPNAVDRPCLRLKVYVRPTNETLYEAPEPIFTSNNSCSGLRSCQLFLSTVPVLWTLLGS, from the exons ATGGCGCCCGCGCAGCGcccgctgctgccgctgctgctgctgctgctgccgctgccgccgccgccgcccttcGCGCGCGCCGAGGACGCCGCCCGCGCCAACTCGGACCGCTACGCCGTCTACTGGAACCGCAGCAACCCCAG gtTCCACGCGGGCGCGGCGGACGACGGCGGCGGCTACACGGTGGAGGTGAGCATCAACGACTACCTGGACATCTACTGCCCGCACTACGGGGCGCCACTGCCGCCGGCCGAGCGCATGGAGCACTACGTGCTGTACATGGTCAACGGCGAGGGCCACGCCTCCTGCGACCACCGGCAGCGCGGCTTCAAGCGCTGGGAGTGTAACCGGCCCGCGGCGCCCGGGGGGCCGCTCAAGTTCTCGGAGAAGTTCCAGCTCTTCACGCCCTTCTCGCTGGGCTTCGAGTTCCGCCCGGGCCATGAGTACTACTACATCT CTGCCACGCCCCCCAATGCTGTGGACCGACCCTGCCTGCGGCTGAAGGTTTACGTGCGACCGACCA ATGAGACCCTGTATGAGGCCCCCGAGCCCATCTTCACCAGCAATAACTCATGCAGCGGCCTGCGCAGCTGCCAGCTCTTCCTCAGCACCGTCCCCGTGCTGTGGACCCTCCTGGGCTCCTAG